DNA sequence from the Amphiprion ocellaris isolate individual 3 ecotype Okinawa chromosome 17, ASM2253959v1, whole genome shotgun sequence genome:
TGGGCCCCCGACTCCGAAGCCAGGTCCTCGGTTCACGGTCTGCCGGATCCGCAGGAACCTCCCCCGCTGGTTCTCCTTCAAGTCCAGGTAGTACTTACGGTTCTCCCGAACGAGAAACTCACTCTTGAGAGCCCGCCTGGGCCCGCCGTCCTCACCCACGCTGGCCTGGGCTATCTGCTCCGGGCTGCTAGGCCCCAGCTGGGCGTAGTGCTCGATGAAATCCCCGAGGTAGTCACGGAACTCCGCCGCCACTGACAGCGAGAGGGTCAAGCGACTTTTGGAGCCGCCGGCCCCTACCTCGGCGATTTTGATGAACCTGCCTTTGCTGTTCTGCTTGACATCCAGGTAGAAGCGCTTATTTTGGATGTCGAGGCGCTTGGACGCCAGCTCCTGGGTCTCCTGGTCCCTCTGGAAGTGCTGAAAGCCGCCTCCACCGCTGCTACCTCCGCGCTCACTCCCACTGTCGCCATCCGCCATCTTCAGCTCCACCATTCGCCTTCTGCCCCGCTCGGCTTTCTGCGTGCACTCGGCTGGCGCGCGCCCCCTTCACGTTCACCACGGGTGCCCTTCAGGGAGCACTGTGATTGGTCGATCCGCCCGCCACTTACACGAATTCACACGGTTACGGCATTCCCATTGGTGTGTGGATTTATGAGTCCCGCCTTCGTGAAACATTTCTCTGTAGCCATTGGCTGAACAGACTGAGGTTCCG
Encoded proteins:
- the LOC111580625 gene encoding transcriptional activator protein Pur-beta, encoding MVELKMADGDSGSERGGSSGGGGFQHFQRDQETQELASKRLDIQNKRFYLDVKQNSKGRFIKIAEVGAGGSKSRLTLSLSVAAEFRDYLGDFIEHYAQLGPSSPEQIAQASVGEDGGPRRALKSEFLVRENRKYYLDLKENQRGRFLRIRQTVNRGPGFGVGGPVGGMLAGQTIALPAQGLIEFRDALAKLIDDYGGDDDDLTGNAAAGGYGELPEGTSIMVDSKRFFFDVGSNKYGVFLRVSEVKPSYRNSITIPFKAWSKFGGAFCRYAEEMKEIQERQRDKMYERRDESEGDDVDDD